Genomic DNA from Equus caballus isolate H_3958 breed thoroughbred chromosome 10, TB-T2T, whole genome shotgun sequence:
atctgaacctttgaatcccaggctgctgaagcagagcacacaaacttaactactgtgccactgggctagcccccaaatatatttcttataccACACATAAGATTGCCGCTAATTAGTTACTTCACATGAAAGCATTTTTTTGAGACAGTTTTTTTCCAGACTAAGATTCCAAGAGATTACAGATTGATTCattgttctcttcttttctagAAATCAGGAAAGTTGATGATCCTCTGCAGCATCACTTGCAAAATCGAAGCATTCAGAAGAGTGTGGAACAATGCTGCGAACATAATATGTTTGCAGATATTGTTAATTGGAGTGAAAGTCCTTTCCTGTTAAAGCAAAAACATGCTATGTTTGACTTACgtgaaaaaactttaaaatcaaatttaagttTTGAAAACCAGAACAGAAGCTGTAACTTAAAGAACTCTGTTGATTGTAATGGAGATGGGAAATCTCTTCTCCATGCTAACCGTGAACAATTCTGTACAGAAATTAAATTCCCTGTAAGTGCAAAACCTATCAAGAATAAGTCCCAGGTCATTAAGCAGCAGAGAGCTCACAACATAGAGAAAGCCCATGtatgcaatgaatgtgggaaagccttcctCAAGATGTCTCAGCTCATTGATCATCAGCGAGTTCACACTAGAGAGAAACCTCATGGGTGTAGTATGTGTGGGAAAGCATTCTCCAGAAAATCCAGGCTAGCtgaacatcagagaattcatacaggaCTGAAATATTATGAATGCACTGAATGTGACAAAACCTTCCTCAAGAAATCACAGTTCAATACACATCAGAAAAGTCACATGGGAGAGAAGCCTTATACatgtagtgaatgtgggaaagcattCATCAAAAAGTGTCGGCTCATTTATCATCAGCgaactcatacaggagagaaaccccaTGGATGCAGTCtatgtgggaaagccttctcTACAAAGTTTAGTCTCACTACACATCAGAAaactcatacaggagagaaaccttatatatgcagtgaatgtggaaaaGGCTTCATTGAGAAGAGGCGTCTCATTGCACATCATCGAactcatactggtgagaaaccctttatatgcagtgaatgtgggaaaggtTTCACCTTGAAGAACAGTCTTATTACACATCAGCAAACTCATACAGAAGAGAAACTGTATACatgcagtgaatgtggaaaagccttttCAATGAAGCACTGTCTCATCGTACATCAgcgaactcatactggagagaaaccctacatATGCAATGAATGTGGAAAAGGCTTCACCTTGAAGAGCCCTCTCATCAGACATCAACGAAcacatacaggagagaaaccctatgtaTGTAGTGTTTGTGGAAAAGGCTTCACCATGAAGAGTGATCTCATTGTCCATCAGCGAACTCATACTGCAGAGAAACCATATATATGCAGTGATTGTGGGAAGGGCTTCACGGTAAAGAGCCGCCTGATTGTCCATCAACgaactcatacaggagagaaaccctatgtatgtagtgaatgtgggaaaggCTTTCCAGCAAAGATTCGGTTGATTGGACATCAACgaactcatacaggagagaaaccctatatatgcagtgaatgtggaaaaggcttcacagagaagaGTCATCTTAATGTACATCGGCGCAcccatacaggagagaaaccctatgtatgcaatgaatgtgggaaaggCTTAACTGGGAAAAGCATGCTCATTGCACATCTgcgaactcatactggagagaaaccgtaTATATGCAATGAATGTGGAAAGGGCTTCACCATGAAGAGTACTCTAGGTGTACATCAGcaaactcatactggagagaaaccatacAAATGCAATGACTGTGGTAAAGCCTTTAGGAAGAAGACTTGCCTAATTCAACATCAGAGATTTCACACAGGAAAGACTTCCTTTGCATGTACTGAATGTGGGAAATTCTCTTTGCGCAAAAATGACCTCATTAcccatcagagaattcacacggGAGAGAAACCATATGAGTGCAGTgactgtgggaaagccttcactaCAAAGTCAGGGCTCAATGTTCATCAAAGGAAACatactggagagaggccctatgGATGCAGTGATTGTGGGAAAGCTTTTGCCCACTTGTCAATCCTTGTTAAACATAAGAGAATTCACAGGTAGTCACTTTGGGAAAGCCTGTTGCCAGTTGTAGGCCCTCGAGATAACAGTATGCAATGAAGAATAACAATGCAAAGAATGTGGTCTTGTCTTTAGTGATCAGTTACCtcatattttatgttgaaaaaacttagaaaacaaCTCAGATACAATCAGccttgatgaaaatattttaggacCTATGTCTAAAAAGTGTATGCTGAGATAAATCCTATGAAAGTGATAGACTAGGAATGCCTTCAGGGGAAGTAGACCCTATCATCTGTGATCATCAATCAATCATGAATGAATATTTCTAATTTGTAGAGATATAATTGTGGGAAAGCCTTTGCCTAGAAGAGACACCTCAATAGATGTGGGTTCACAGTAGAGAAATACATTCCTTTGGCAATGAATATGGCAGAGTTTACAGTAATATATATTGTCTCATCATTTTCCAGGAAATCCATATAGAAATATCTTATGAACACATTCAATGTGGTGGAGTTTAGGAAAATATCAGACAACTTAACGAAGGAAAGAAATCTTGGAGAAATGGTGAATGACAGCATTTTGTCACAAGTCTAAACTTAGATAATACACCTCACAAGCAATTGGGGAC
This window encodes:
- the ZNF615 gene encoding zinc finger protein 615 isoform X3 translates to MLESYNNLVSLGYQASKPDALFKLERGEELWTGEDETPSQTCPEIRKVDDPLQHHLQNRSIQKSVEQCCEHNMFADIVNWSESPFLLKQKHAMFDLREKTLKSNLSFENQNRSCNLKNSVDCNGDGKSLLHANREQFCTEIKFPVSAKPIKNKSQVIKQQRAHNIEKAHVCNECGKAFLKMSQLIDHQRVHTREKPHGCSMCGKAFSRKSRLAEHQRIHTGLKYYECTECDKTFLKKSQFNTHQKSHMGEKPYTCSECGKAFIKKCRLIYHQRTHTGEKPHGCSLCGKAFSTKFSLTTHQKTHTGEKPYICSECGKGFIEKRRLIAHHRTHTGEKPFICSECGKGFTLKNSLITHQQTHTEEKLYTCSECGKAFSMKHCLIVHQRTHTGEKPYICNECGKGFTLKSPLIRHQRTHTGEKPYVCSVCGKGFTMKSDLIVHQRTHTAEKPYICSDCGKGFTVKSRLIVHQRTHTGEKPYVCSECGKGFPAKIRLIGHQRTHTGEKPYICSECGKGFTEKSHLNVHRRTHTGEKPYVCNECGKGLTGKSMLIAHLRTHTGEKPYICNECGKGFTMKSTLGVHQQTHTGEKPYKCNDCGKAFRKKTCLIQHQRFHTGKTSFACTECGKFSLRKNDLITHQRIHTGEKPYECSDCGKAFTTKSGLNVHQRKHTGERPYGCSDCGKAFAHLSILVKHKRIHR
- the ZNF615 gene encoding zinc finger protein 615 isoform X5 translates to MVLHRGDVESLTFDDVAVEFTWEEWQLLAPAQKDLYRDVMLESYNNLVSLGYQASKPDALFKLERGEELWTGEDETPSQTCPEIRKVDDPLQHHLQNRSIQKSVEQCCEHNMFADIVNWSESPFLLKQKHAMFDLREKTLKSNLSFENQNRSCNLKNSVDCNGDGKSLLHANREQFCTEIKFPVSAKPIKNKSQVIKQQRAHNIEKAHVCNECGKAFLKMSQLIDHQRVHTREKPHGCSMCGKAFSRKSRLAEHQRIHTGLKYYECTECDKTFLKKSQFNTHQKSHMGEKPYTCSECGKAFIKKCRLIYHQRTHTGEKPHGCSLCGKAFSTKFSLTTHQKTHTGEKPYICSECGKGFIEKRRLIAHHRTHTGEKPFICSECGKGFTLKNSLITHQQTHTEEKLYTCSECGKAFSMKHCLIVHQRTHTGEKPYICNECGKGFTLKSPLIRHQRTHTGEKPYVCSVCGKGFTMKSDLIVHQRTHTAEKPYICSDCGKGFTVKSRLIVHQRTHTGEKPYVCSECGKGFPAKIRLIGHQRTHTGEKPYICSECGKGFTEKSHLNVHRRTHTGEKPYVCNECGKGLTGKSMLIAHLRTHTGEKPYICNECGKGFTMKSTLGVHQQTHTGEKPYKCNDCGKAFRKKTCLIQHQRFHTGKTSFACTECGKFSLRKNDLITHQRIHTGEKPYECSDCGKAFTTKSGLNVHQRKHTGERPYGCSDCGKAFAHLSILVKHKRIHSGEKPHVCSECGKAFIKKSWLSDHQIVHTGEKPHRCNLCGKAFSRKFMLTEHQRTHTGEKPYECAECGKAFLKKSRLNIHQKTHTGEKPYICSECGKGFIQKGNLIVHQRIHTGEKPYICNECGKGFIQKTCLIAHQRFHTGKTPFVCSECGKSCSQKSGLIKHQRIHTGEKPFECSDCRKAFTTKQKLIVHQRTHTGERPYICNECGKAFAYMSCLVKHKRIHTREKRGDSVKVENPPSESHSSSQTSVVLQEKNLVNSVTMQVPSLPPQTSLNISGLLADRNVVIVGQPVARCAPSGGFAQERNHMNAVNVVVPSVVNYVLFYVTENQ
- the ZNF615 gene encoding zinc finger protein 615 isoform X1, with the protein product MVLHRGDVESLTFDDVAVEFTWEEWQLLAPAQKDLYRDVMLESYNNLVSLGYQASKPDALFKLERGEELWTGEDETPSQTCPEIRKVDDPLQHHLQNRSIQKSVEQCCEHNMFADIVNWSESPFLLKQKHAMFDLREKTLKSNLSFENQNRSCNLKNSVDCNGDGKSLLHANREQFCTEIKFPVSAKPIKNKSQVIKQQRAHNIEKAHVCNECGKAFLKMSQLIDHQRVHTREKPHGCSMCGKAFSRKSRLAEHQRIHTGLKYYECTECDKTFLKKSQFNTHQKSHMGEKPYTCSECGKAFIKKCRLIYHQRTHTGEKPHGCSLCGKAFSTKFSLTTHQKTHTGEKPYICSECGKGFIEKRRLIAHHRTHTGEKPFICSECGKGFTLKNSLITHQQTHTEEKLYTCSECGKAFSMKHCLIVHQRTHTGEKPYICNECGKGFTLKSPLIRHQRTHTGEKPYVCSVCGKGFTMKSDLIVHQRTHTAEKPYICSDCGKGFTVKSRLIVHQRTHTGEKPYVCSECGKGFPAKIRLIGHQRTHTGEKPYICSECGKGFTEKSHLNVHRRTHTGEKPYVCNECGKGLTGKSMLIAHLRTHTGEKPYICNECGKGFTMKSTLGVHQQTHTGEKPYKCNDCGKAFRKKTCLIQHQRFHTGKTSFACTECGKFSLRKNDLITHQRIHTGEKPYECSDCGKAFTTKSGLNVHQRKHTGERPYGCSDCGKAFAHLSILVKHKRIHR
- the ZNF615 gene encoding zinc finger protein 615 isoform X2, whose amino-acid sequence is MIQSQESLTFDDVAVEFTWEEWQLLAPAQKDLYRDVMLESYNNLVSLGYQASKPDALFKLERGEELWTGEDETPSQTCPEIRKVDDPLQHHLQNRSIQKSVEQCCEHNMFADIVNWSESPFLLKQKHAMFDLREKTLKSNLSFENQNRSCNLKNSVDCNGDGKSLLHANREQFCTEIKFPVSAKPIKNKSQVIKQQRAHNIEKAHVCNECGKAFLKMSQLIDHQRVHTREKPHGCSMCGKAFSRKSRLAEHQRIHTGLKYYECTECDKTFLKKSQFNTHQKSHMGEKPYTCSECGKAFIKKCRLIYHQRTHTGEKPHGCSLCGKAFSTKFSLTTHQKTHTGEKPYICSECGKGFIEKRRLIAHHRTHTGEKPFICSECGKGFTLKNSLITHQQTHTEEKLYTCSECGKAFSMKHCLIVHQRTHTGEKPYICNECGKGFTLKSPLIRHQRTHTGEKPYVCSVCGKGFTMKSDLIVHQRTHTAEKPYICSDCGKGFTVKSRLIVHQRTHTGEKPYVCSECGKGFPAKIRLIGHQRTHTGEKPYICSECGKGFTEKSHLNVHRRTHTGEKPYVCNECGKGLTGKSMLIAHLRTHTGEKPYICNECGKGFTMKSTLGVHQQTHTGEKPYKCNDCGKAFRKKTCLIQHQRFHTGKTSFACTECGKFSLRKNDLITHQRIHTGEKPYECSDCGKAFTTKSGLNVHQRKHTGERPYGCSDCGKAFAHLSILVKHKRIHR